The region GAAACGAGGGAAGCTCAGCGCGTCTTCTGTACATCGAGCGCGGTTGATCGCCGGATACCTTTACAAAGTCAGCTTTCCAGCAATCTGTTAAGTGCTTTATTGAGGGTGTCAAAACTTTGGAACCTGGACTGCAGGGTTCAGGTCGGCTAGAAAGATTGGCTGGATCAAACAACGATTGATCGTTGGCAGTTTCAGATCCGTTACCAAGCAAGGAAGCGACAAGTGAAACTCAATACTCCGAGAAGTCCCCACGTCCTCCGCTGTGCGATTGCAGTTCTCGCTGTCATCATCGCGGCCGCAGGTTCCGCATCCGCCGATTCCATTGATATTGATCTCTTTGGGTTCGGTCCTGGAAACACCTTGGCGGTCACCGACTGGAGCACGTCATTCGATATTCCCCAGTTCGATCCCGCGCTTGGAACGCTGCAGGAAGTCGACATCTCGTTCAGCAATACGATGAACACCAGCGGCACAGTGAAGAACACTGCGGCGATAATGGAAATGTTCAAGGTCACGATGGACCTCGAAACCGATTTAACTCTGATCAACGGGGACATCCTCAGTACAGATATCAGCAAGCAGCAGAGCTATAAACTGACATCTGGTCAATACGCGTCCTACGGAGCGTTTACGGATTCCGCGTCAACGACACTGGCTTATACCGTGGCCGACGGGGCGGCCTTTACGTCTTATGTCGGCACGGGCAACTTTACACTTTTCGCGCAGACCATGACGGGTGAGACCATTACCGGAGGTGGAGGTAATATCCTGACGAATACCTCGACGCTATCGAACATTTCGGGTGAAGTCGATTACGTCTACATCGTCCCGACCCCGGAACCCCCTGTATGGCTTCTCTTGCTGCCTGGTTTATTGGGCCTTGCGGGTTGGATGAGAATGAACGGTATTGCGGCTTACCCCCGCTGACGGACCTTCAGCGCGTAGCTGTTATCGTAGGTTTCCTGAAGATAAGTCTCGGCAGCGCGTTATTTCAAACGAGACACCGTCAAGAGCAACGTGCTCTTCGAAAGAGAAATTTCAACCACAGATTGAATGACTTACAACGGCATTAGAACTGGTTTCAAATTAACCGTTTTTTTCGTTTTGTTAATCGAGGCATAACACTTATAGTCTCGCATCCGAGTTTTTCAGGGTCGGCGAAGACAGAATGGCGCACACCATCTTCATTTTGGGGACGGATCCCCAGCAATGCAAGGAACTCAGGGAAATCCTTCAGGAACGGATAGCCGAAAATATCGTTACGCACAGTGGCGACGAGCTTCCCGCCGTTAAGGAATCCGACACCGTCATCATCACTTCCGAGGAAAAGAACACTGGG is a window of Terriglobia bacterium DNA encoding:
- a CDS encoding choice-of-anchor E domain-containing protein; translation: MKLNTPRSPHVLRCAIAVLAVIIAAAGSASADSIDIDLFGFGPGNTLAVTDWSTSFDIPQFDPALGTLQEVDISFSNTMNTSGTVKNTAAIMEMFKVTMDLETDLTLINGDILSTDISKQQSYKLTSGQYASYGAFTDSASTTLAYTVADGAAFTSYVGTGNFTLFAQTMTGETITGGGGNILTNTSTLSNISGEVDYVYIVPTPEPPVWLLLLPGLLGLAGWMRMNGIAAYPR